In Hyalangium ruber, the genomic stretch GTGAAGCGGTTGGGCTGCCGAGCGCTGCTGGTCACCCGAGGCCGGCACGGGATGGTGCTCTTCGATACGGATGGCGGGGTAGACCTCATTCCGGTGCATGGCGCGAAGGAAGCGGTGGACGTCACGGGAGCAGGGGACACGGTGATCGCGACCCTCTCGCTGGCGCTGGCCGCGGGGGCTTCGATGGGAGCGGCGGCCCGGCTGGCGAACGTAGCGGGGGCACTGGTGGTGCAGAAGCAGGGCACTGCCACGGTGTCCCGGAGTGAGCTGCTCACGGAATTGCGGAGCGCGCGATGAGCACAGTGGACAAGATAGGGACCCTGGCCCAGGTGGCCGAGGAGCGTGAGCGCTGGCGTGCGGAGGGGCGTACGGTGGCCTTGGCCAACGGCATCTTCGATCTGCTGCACGTTGGCCACGTGCGCTACCTGCAGGGCGCCAGGGAGCTGGCGGACGTGCTGGTGGTGGCGGTGAATTCGGATGCCTCCACGCGGGCCTATAAAGGACCCGGGCGGCCCTACATTCCGGAGGCCGAGCGAGCGGAGTTGGTCGCGGCGCTTTCGTGTACGGACCGGGTCATCGTCTTTGACGAGCCGAACGTGCGGAGTGTCATCCGAGCGCTCAAGCCGGATGTGCATGTGAAGGGCACGGACTACACGCCGGACTCCATCCCCGAGGCGGACGAGGTACGCGCGTACGGTGGGCGGACGGCGGTGGCGGGAGATCCGAAGGATCACAGCACCACCGAGATCGCCCGACGC encodes the following:
- a CDS encoding adenylyltransferase/cytidyltransferase family protein is translated as MSTVDKIGTLAQVAEERERWRAEGRTVALANGIFDLLHVGHVRYLQGARELADVLVVAVNSDASTRAYKGPGRPYIPEAERAELVAALSCTDRVIVFDEPNVRSVIRALKPDVHVKGTDYTPDSIPEADEVRAYGGRTAVAGDPKDHSTTEIARRMGREGGKG